The proteins below come from a single Mytilus edulis chromosome 5, xbMytEdul2.2, whole genome shotgun sequence genomic window:
- the LOC139524431 gene encoding tetraspanin-18-like — MDCISKCGRILLVVLNIIFLIIGLVIFALGMVLKFGFEKIKPYLDDALNTVKGGISEIMKTSGNLGAPTLSANDLKEIDELVEIAESILKDVAIALIIVGSVMLVIVLLGCCGACYKIKIFLFLYSVIIFILLVAMVTVAGLYLNKREIIDDKVKPILKTTIKDSYKGLQGINFISLAWNFAMQQFSCCGVDNSKDFEVCTNWKRKPLSSSFPNITAPLVCCKKMPDASHPGQNDLDCAITPKSATSNFETGCYDVLWSYVEKYNKIVMTVVILVSLIEAVIIFLGCWIACKEGDGKVNASD; from the exons ATTATTGGGCTTGTGATATTTGCACTTGGAATGGTGCTGAAGTTTGGatttgaaaaaatcaaaccataTCTCGATGATGCTTTAAATACTGTGAAAGGTGGAATTTCGGAAATAATGAAAA CCTCTGGAAATTTAGGTGCGCCTACACTATCTGCCAATGATTTGAAGGAAATCGACGAGTTGGTGGAGATAGCAGAGAGCATTCTAAAAGATGTAGCAATAGCTCTGATTATTGTCGGGTCTGTAATGTTGGTCATTGTATTGCTTGGTTGTTGTGGAGCTTGTTACAAAATCAAGATATTCCTATTTCTA TACAGTGTTATTATATTCATACTCCTGGTAGCTATGGTGACTGTAGCGGGTTTGTACTTGAACAAAAGAGAAATT ATCGACGATAAGGTGAAGCCAATTCTGAAGACGACAATAAAAGATTCATATAAAGGTTTGCAGGGTATAAATTTCATAAGTCTGGCCTGGAACTTTGCAATGCAGCAG ttctcTTGCTGTGGTGTTGACAATAGCAAAGATTTTGAAGTGTGTACAAACTGGAAAAGGAAACCGCTGTCTTCATCGTTTCCAAACATAACTGCTCCATTAGTCTGTTGTAAGAAAATGCCAGATGCATCGCATCCAGGTCAAAATGATCTGGATTGTGCTATTACTCCTAAGTCAGCTACTTCAAATTTTGAAACT GGTTGCTATGATGTACTCTGGTCATATGTGgagaaatacaataaaattgtgATGACTGTTGTCATACTGGTTTCATTGATTGAG gCAGTCATAATATTTCTTGGTTGTTGGATAGCATGTAAAGAAGGTGATGGCAAGGTCAATGCCAGTGACTAA